The genomic DNA CAATAAGCCAGTTTCGCAGGGTCAGTGATCGGTTTACCGCTTTTACAGCCTGCTTTGTGAGCTCAGTATTGACCTCCGAGATGCAATGAACCAGGTCTGAAAAATCCATCTAGCGTCCCACCTTCTCTGAATAAATATCCTCATCCTCTTTCCCGAACTGATTCTGTGCCCTCTTCATCGCACTCTTCAGTTTCGCCTCAAGGAGTTCCCTCGGCGGTAGTTCAGTCAGGTATTCAGCAACCCGTATCCCACTGTCCGAAAGCCCGAGCAGCTCCACATGCTCAGTAGACTTCCCGGCACAGAGAATCAGACCCATCGGTGACTCTTCACCCGGAACCCGTTCATATTTGTCAAGCCACCGGAGATACAGTTCCATCTGACCCTTATCAGCAGCCTGAAACTTTCCCAGTTTCAGGTCAATCGCAATCAGGCACCGAAGCCGGCGGTGAAAGAAGAGGAGATCAATATAATAATCCTCTGCGTCGATGGTGATTCTCTTCTGCCTCGCGATAAACGAGAAATCAGAACCCATCTCAAGAATGAACCGCTCGATCTCCCGGATAATACCCGATTCAATATCCTTTTCAGAGTAGGTATCAGAAAGCCCGAGGAAATCAAGGAAATACGGATCCCGAAAGACCAGGTCCGGACTCATCTGATCCTCTTTCCGGAGAGCTTCGAGCTCCTGCCTGGCTAACTCTTCCGGTTTTCTTGAAAGGGCTGTCCTCTCAAAGAGCATGCCCTGGATCTTCTCCCTGAGATGACGGACACTCCATCGCTCAATCCGGCACATCTCTGCATAAAAATCCCTTTGTAATGAATCCTTCAGAGGAAGAAGAGCTACAAAATGCGACCAGCTTAATTGTCGTGATAGTGTCGTGACAATATCCTTGTCAGGAAAAAGTTCTGAAAACTGAATCATCTTTCGAAGATTTTTCTCTGAAAAACCAGTTCCATATCGGGTAACCAATTCTCGTGACAGTGTCACGACAATGTATTCTCCATACGAGGCTCGATCATCATGAAGTATTTCGGTGCGAACACTGCTCCCAATACTCCAGTACAGCTGAACCATCTCGTAGTTGATACCTGAAGCAATCCGAAGATGAGTCTTATCAATATACGAGGATAACTCAGTTAGCAGAGCAGAGATTCGCTCTTTAGAAATCTCATCAAAACCGGACAGGCTCTTGATTGACTTGTCTGCCTGCTTTCTCATATGGTGTATCCTAAGCCCCCCAGATTCTTCTTAATCTCCTCGTCAAGCCGGGCACCATCCTCCATCTGTTCAGATAACTGTTTTGTCAGCCGGGTCATCTTTTCAGCAAACGGCTCTCCGTCATCCTCGGCATCTTCGGCCCCCACATATCTACCTGGAGTAAGAACATGCCCGTGTTTTGCTATCTCCTCTAGGGTTGCCGAAGCACAAAAACCCGGTACATCCTCATATTCCCCGGCACTCGCATCTCCCCGCCAGGCATGATACGTCCCGGCAATCCTCTCGATATCCTCATCGGTCAGCTCCCGGTGGGTCCTATCCCGCATAACACCCATCTTCCGGGCATCGATAAAGAGCACTTCACCTCTCCGGTCCCTGAACCTCCCGTTTGATCTGTTCCGGGCAACAAACCAGAGACAGGCAGGAATCTGGGTAGAGTAAAAGAGCTGACCGGGAAGGGCCACCATGCAGTCCACAAGGTCAGCTTCGAGGAGGTTCTTTCTGATCTCTCCCTCTCCTGACTGGTTTGATGACATCGATCCATTTGCCAGCACAAACCCGGCTATCCCGGATGGGGAGAGATGATGGATGAAATGCTGAATCCAGGCATAGTTCGCATTCCCGGTCGGGGGGATACCATATCTCCACCGGACGTCATCCTTGAGGTTCTCCCCTCCCCAGTCTTTCATATTGAAAGGAGGATTGGCAAGGATGTAATCCGCTTTCAATGTTGCATGGAGATCCCGCCTGAAACTATCCGCATGTTCAGCCCCGAGATCATGATCAATCCCCCGGATGGCAAGATTCATCTTTGCCAGTTTCCAGGTGGTTGGGTTGGACTCCTGCCCGTAGATGGAGATATCACCAATCCGGCCACCATGAGCCTCAACAAACTTCTCACTCTGGACAAACATCCCGCCAGACCCGCAGCAGGGATCATACACCCGACCCTTGAAGGGAGAGATCATCGCAACAAGCGTCTGAACAACACAACGGGGCGTATAGAACTGACCGCCGTTCTTCCCTTCCGCACTCGCAAACTCGGAGAGGAAATACTCATACACTCTGCCGATGATATCCTTTGACCGGTTTTCAGAGTCGCTCAGGTTCAGGGTTCCGATGAGATCGATGAGTTCTCCCAGTTTCTCCTTATCAAGACCGGGACGGGCATACTCCTTGGGAAGGATGTTTTTCAGAACCGCATTATCCCGTTCGATGGCATACATCGCATCATCGACGATCTTCCCAATCTCCGGACGCTTCGCATTCTGCTGGATATAGGACCAGCGTGCCTCCTTTGGAATCCAGAAGATGTTCTCCGACCTGTACTCATCCGGATCCTCAATCACCCCGTACCGGACTTCAGGTTCAGCAATATACCAGGTGCTCTGGGGATCCGAGTATGCCTGCTCAAGCGAGGAGTGCTTCTCTTCAAATGCGTCGGAAAGATATTTCAAAAAAATGAGACCAAGGACGACATGCTTATACTCAGCCGCATCCATATTGTTCCGGAGTTTATCAGCCGCTGCCCAGAGGGTTGCTTCAAACCCAAGATTTGCTGCGGTTGTTTCCTTTGTCTTTTTCGCACGGGCCATATTCAGAGATTAGAGGGTTAATCGTGACAAACGATATATGTTTTCAAATACTGGTGCGGCCTACATAGATACTATGGCAATCTGGATAGCATCAGGGAACAGGCAGAACTGGGAGGTTGTGAAAAAACACAACATATGGGGTGTTCCAAAGCGAAGCAAAGGACTTCATTCGAGGGTAAAACCAGGAGATACTATTCTCATGTATGTCAGGTCCGAAACACATGGAGATACTGTCCTTCCCTCTGCTATCATGGGAGAGTTCAAAGTAACCGAACTATTTGAAGATGGAAAACCGCTCTTCACCGCTCCACCCCAGATGGGTGACGAGGGATTTCCATACCGGTTCAGGCTGAAACCAGTGAAGATATTCAAAGAGCCGGTGGAGATTAAACCGTTAATTCCTGACCTTGGGTTTGTGACGAATAAGACCATGTGGTCCGGGCATTTTAGACAGGCTATGCGGGAGATACCTGACGAGGATTACCGGAAAATACTCTCTGCCGGAAAATAAATTATCAATATCCTATCAGAAATGAATATGAAATCTGAAGGAAACCGATTAATTCTAGAAATATTATGAGATTTTTCTTTAATGGGAATTATGGATCTAACAAATAAATTCTCCGAATTATAAAAAGAGACATCTATTAAAAAATCATGTCACATTGGAAATTCTTCTAAACAAATTTAGTTCAATAGATGAACAAGATGACTAGTTAGAGAACCTTAACCATTACTAATATTGTCCTCCTAAAAAATCGATTCTGGAGAAAAATTGTGAATTTTATGATTTAGTCGTAAAGAGCCATAATCTGTATCGATTAAAAACTACATTCAATACCATTGATTACATCAAATCATTCAATTCATTAAGAGATTTTGAATATACACTGTTTTTTGGGTCAAGATCTAAAGCAGTCGTATAGTATAATATTGCTTCTTGGGTTTTTCCCTGTTTATCCAATGCATATCCCTTAACATACCACCCATGAGCATTTTTACTGTTCAGTTTAATCGCCATTTCGGCAGCAGTTATTGCATCTGAATACTTACCGATATTATTTAATGCAGCACCTTTTACTGACCAAAAATATTCTTTGGTGGGGGCAAATTCTATTACTTTATCTGCAATTTCAATTGCTTTAATCCATTCTTCAGTAGAATAAAGATAATCTATCGCTTTTTCATATGCCTCAATGGCTT from Methanospirillum hungatei JF-1 includes the following:
- a CDS encoding EVE domain-containing protein, producing MAIWIASGNRQNWEVVKKHNIWGVPKRSKGLHSRVKPGDTILMYVRSETHGDTVLPSAIMGEFKVTELFEDGKPLFTAPPQMGDEGFPYRFRLKPVKIFKEPVEIKPLIPDLGFVTNKTMWSGHFRQAMREIPDEDYRKILSAGK
- a CDS encoding PDDEXK nuclease domain-containing protein, producing the protein MRKQADKSIKSLSGFDEISKERISALLTELSSYIDKTHLRIASGINYEMVQLYWSIGSSVRTEILHDDRASYGEYIVVTLSRELVTRYGTGFSEKNLRKMIQFSELFPDKDIVTTLSRQLSWSHFVALLPLKDSLQRDFYAEMCRIERWSVRHLREKIQGMLFERTALSRKPEELARQELEALRKEDQMSPDLVFRDPYFLDFLGLSDTYSEKDIESGIIREIERFILEMGSDFSFIARQKRITIDAEDYYIDLLFFHRRLRCLIAIDLKLGKFQAADKGQMELYLRWLDKYERVPGEESPMGLILCAGKSTEHVELLGLSDSGIRVAEYLTELPPRELLEAKLKSAMKRAQNQFGKEDEDIYSEKVGR
- a CDS encoding type I restriction-modification system subunit M, which encodes MARAKKTKETTAANLGFEATLWAAADKLRNNMDAAEYKHVVLGLIFLKYLSDAFEEKHSSLEQAYSDPQSTWYIAEPEVRYGVIEDPDEYRSENIFWIPKEARWSYIQQNAKRPEIGKIVDDAMYAIERDNAVLKNILPKEYARPGLDKEKLGELIDLIGTLNLSDSENRSKDIIGRVYEYFLSEFASAEGKNGGQFYTPRCVVQTLVAMISPFKGRVYDPCCGSGGMFVQSEKFVEAHGGRIGDISIYGQESNPTTWKLAKMNLAIRGIDHDLGAEHADSFRRDLHATLKADYILANPPFNMKDWGGENLKDDVRWRYGIPPTGNANYAWIQHFIHHLSPSGIAGFVLANGSMSSNQSGEGEIRKNLLEADLVDCMVALPGQLFYSTQIPACLWFVARNRSNGRFRDRRGEVLFIDARKMGVMRDRTHRELTDEDIERIAGTYHAWRGDASAGEYEDVPGFCASATLEEIAKHGHVLTPGRYVGAEDAEDDGEPFAEKMTRLTKQLSEQMEDGARLDEEIKKNLGGLGYTI
- a CDS encoding tetratricopeptide repeat protein produces the protein MEKTTYSFLFLVVLTVTLGGTSLCVAETTAELTTKGIALYDDGHYDEALDLFEQVLETESDFAYAWYNKGNALYHLKEYKEAIEAYKKALEIDPEYSYADYAWYNIGNSYLELKETEKAIEAYEKAIDYLYSTEEWIKAIEIADKVIEFAPTKEYFWSVKGAALNNIGKYSDAITAAEMAIKLNSKNAHGWYVKGYALDKQGKTQEAILYYTTALDLDPKNSVYSKSLNELNDLM